GCAGGATGAGGTCTGCGGGTAGCCCGATGGCAACGCCGACTGCTGCCGCCGCGGCGGCGTTGTAGCCGTTGTGCGTTCCAATCAGCTTCAGCTCCGCCATCCGGCGGGTGCCGCCGAACTCCATTTCGACGCGCAGGCCGGGGCCGCCGTGGTGAGCGGAGATCAGGCGGACGTCGCTGCCAAAGGCTGCCCCGAAGGTCACCAGCCGCCGCCGCGACAGCCGGGCCTGCGCCAGCACGCGCGCATCGTCGGCGTTCGCCACCGCCGCGGCCCCGTCGCGCAGGGCATGGAACAGCTCGCCCTTGGCGTGCGCCACGCCCTCGAGAGAACCGCAGCCTTCCAGATGCACCGGTCCGACGTTCGTGACCAGGCCCACGTCGGGGTCCACCCACTCTGCAAGCCGCGCGATCTCGCCGAGATGGTTCATCCCGCACTCGATGGCGGCGTAGCGGTGCTCCTCGCTGAGCCGCAACAGCGTGAGGGGCACGCCGACTTCGTTGTTCAGGTTGCCCTCCGTCTTGAGCGTCGGGCCGGCGGCGGTGAGAACTTCCGCCACCAGCTCCTTGGTGCTCGTCTTTCCCGTCGAGCCCGTGATGCAAACCACTCGCAGATTCGTCAGGCGGCGGCGCCATGCGGCGGCGAGGCCGCCGAGCGCGCGCCCGGTGTCGGGAGCCGTCAACACCGCGGCCGACCCTGCCTGCCGTCTCGCCTTCTCCAGCGCGTCCGCCGGAACCAGGACGCCGGCAGCGCCGCCTTGCACCGCCTGCGCGACGAAGTCGCTGCCGTCGAAGTTCTCTCCGCGCAGCGCGACGAAGAGCGCCCGCGGCACCGGCTTTCGCGAATCAGTGAACGCGCCCTCGAACGGACCGCCGGGGACGGCGATGCGCGCGCCGGCTGCCCAGGCGGCCTGTTCCGCCGTGAATCGCGCTCCGCTCACCGCGAGATCTCCTCCAGCGCGCGGCGCGCCTCGATTCGGTCGTCGAAGGGACGCTTCTCCTTGCCGACGATCTGGTAGTCCTCGTGCCCCTTGCCCGCGATCAGGACGGCGTCGCCGGGCCGCGCACACCGCAGCGCGAGCGCGATCGCCTCACGCCGGTCGGGCACGACGCAGTAGCCGGCGAGGCCCATCCGCGCATGGCGCGGATCGAGCCGGGTCTTGCCGCTCCTCACCAGGCCGGGCTCGATCTCGGCGAGGATCGCCAACGGGTCCTCGGTGCGTGGGTTGTCGCTGGTCGCGACCACCAGGTCCGCGCGCGTGCCCGCCACCTCTCCCATCAGCGGCCGCTTGCCCCGATCGCGATCGCCACCGCAGCCGAAGACGCAGACGATCCGCGGCGCCGCCGCCTTCGCAAGGGCATCGAGCACACGTCCCAGCGCGTCGTCGGTGTGCGCGTAATCGACCAGGATGACGCGTCCAGCAGGATCGGGAACGCGCTCCAGCCTCCCCGGCGCTCCCTGGCATTCCTGGACGACCCGGACGATCTCCCGGAGCGGAACGCCGCTGCCGGCGAGGACGCCGATGGCCGCGAGCAGGTTCTCCGCGTTGTGCGCGCCGATCAGCGGGCTCTGCACCTCGACGAGGCCGACGTCGAGGGGCGCCGCCGTCCGCAGGCGGAAGCGGAGCCCGGACAGGTCGCCCTGGATCTGCTCGGCCGAGAGCGCCGCGCCCGCCGCGCCGCGAAGGGTGAACCCGAGCACCGGCTTCAGCTCCGCGGCCAAAGCGGCGACGCGGGCATCGTCGAAGTTGAGCACCGCCGGCGCGCCGCGAGGAAGCACCTCGCGGAACAGCTTCGCCTTCGCCCCGAAGTAGGCGTCGAGCGACCCGTGATAGTCGAGATGATCGCGCGTCAGGTTGGTGAACGCGGCGGCGGCGAAAGCGCAGCCTGCGACGCGCTCCTGG
The genomic region above belongs to Deltaproteobacteria bacterium and contains:
- a CDS encoding UDP-N-acetylmuramoyl-tripeptide--D-alanyl-D-alanine ligase, producing the protein MSGARFTAEQAAWAAGARIAVPGGPFEGAFTDSRKPVPRALFVALRGENFDGSDFVAQAVQGGAAGVLVPADALEKARRQAGSAAVLTAPDTGRALGGLAAAWRRRLTNLRVVCITGSTGKTSTKELVAEVLTAAGPTLKTEGNLNNEVGVPLTLLRLSEEHRYAAIECGMNHLGEIARLAEWVDPDVGLVTNVGPVHLEGCGSLEGVAHAKGELFHALRDGAAAVANADDARVLAQARLSRRRLVTFGAAFGSDVRLISAHHGGPGLRVEMEFGGTRRMAELKLIGTHNGYNAAAAAAVGVAIGLPADLILRGLANATTPGRRMRPVQLPNGALLIDDCYNANPSSTKAALLTLTHLVRGKGRAIAVLGDMLELGHTELDLHRDVGRFAAGAGLSLLVCFGNRAKALGEGAEEAGLAAESIESTDDPAEAVKLVQDRVRPEDVVLVKGSRGMKMERISDALAGAGGA
- a CDS encoding UDP-N-acetylmuramoyl-L-alanyl-D-glutamate--2,6-diaminopimelate ligase, yielding MLLRELFAGVGAEVPPEAADVDVRALAVDSRRAGPGSLFAALPGVNADGADFAAQAIGRGAVAVLASRRLHVSAPVVVASDPRRAFSLAASRFHGEPSRRLSLFGITGTNGKTTTAYLIEQISAARGLGTGLIGTVEAHWPGGRTTATHTTPESHELQQLLRRMLDAGAQVVAMEVSSHALSQERVAGCAFAAAAFTNLTRDHLDYHGSLDAYFGAKAKLFREVLPRGAPAVLNFDDARVAALAAELKPVLGFTLRGAAGAALSAEQIQGDLSGLRFRLRTAAPLDVGLVEVQSPLIGAHNAENLLAAIGVLAGSGVPLREIVRVVQECQGAPGRLERVPDPAGRVILVDYAHTDDALGRVLDALAKAAAPRIVCVFGCGGDRDRGKRPLMGEVAGTRADLVVATSDNPRTEDPLAILAEIEPGLVRSGKTRLDPRHARMGLAGYCVVPDRREAIALALRCARPGDAVLIAGKGHEDYQIVGKEKRPFDDRIEARRALEEISR